The stretch of DNA CCCGTTATTTTCAATGGTGGCCCTCACCCCTACCCCCTCTCCCGGAGGGCGAGGGGGACGCGGCGGCCCGTTGAAGGGCCGCCCTACACCGCCCCGCTGCTTCCACTGAAAACAAAAAAACGGGAGGCTTCCTGGTCCTCCCGTTTTGAACAAGGTCTAGCTCGCGGAGATAATCCCTCGAATCCCTCCGAATCAAGTCCGCGGAACCGGGATGCAACGCCCCGCGTTGCTAGTACTGCGTGTAGTGGAAGTAGTACGGCTCGCCGACGCCCGCGTCGAACCCGTTGACGTACACGTGCGGCGTCACCGCCAGCTCGAAAGACCCCTGCGCCATGTTCAGCGCCCAGTACGGGATGTAGAGCTGCGTGCCCGACACGTCCAGGTTCTGGTACGGGATGTCGAACACGACCGTGTAGGCCGCCACCTCCCCGTAGATGTCGGAGAAGGCGGCGTGGTTGGCCCACAGGGGCGAGCCGTCGGAGAAGGTGAAGGACAAGAGTAACTGGCCCTGCCCGCCGGCGCAGTTGTAGATGCCGCCGCCCAGGTTCACCACCATCCCCAGCCCGTCCGGGGTGTAGATGTCGAAGGCCACGTCGGCGGCGTAAACCTCGGCGTAGGGTGAATCCTTGGACACGTAGATGTCGGTGTTGGTGACGGTCTGGGTCGGGGTGGGCTCGTAGTCCTCGACGTACTTGACGGTCGTGGTCTCCGGGTGCTCGGTCACATCGGGCTCGACGTAGGTGACGTCGGGCGGGGTGTTGATGATGAGGTCCTGGCAGACGTAGCCCTCGACGACTATGGCCTTGAGGGCGTCGTAGGATACCCAGCCCTTGCCCTTGTCGGACCAGCCGGTGCCCCAGGAGTTGAAAATCTTGAACGCGCCTTTGTTGTCGTCGAAGCCCACGGCGACCACGGCGTGGCCCCCGGTGGAGTAGCCGGAGTATGAGGTGTAGGTCTCGCCCGCGCCGAGCGTCTCGAAGCCGTCGTCAACCATGACGCCCAGCATGACCGGGAATCCGCTGGTAATCTGGGCCTTCATCTCCACGGTGTCCATGACGTTGACGCGGCGCCAGGTGGCGATGCGGTAGGGGTTGCCGGAGGATTTGAGAGCCGCCGAGGGCTGCCGCGAGCAGTCATACTGGTCGTACTCGAAGCTGGAGACGGGCACCGTGCCCTGCTCGGTGAGGATGTTGAAGGCGTCAATGTAGCTGCATCCGCCGAAGCGGTTGCCCGGCGGGTAGGCTATCTGGTTGTAGATGTAGGAGGGGCTGAAGACGTGGTCGGTGTCGGAGAGGTCCCAGCCGCGCTCGACGCACTCCTGGTAGCTCTTGACGGCGTAGGAGGAGGCCCAGCCGACGCAGGAGGACTGCTCGCCCTGGTCGCCCGGGGTGGGGAAGTAGCGCGAGAGGTCGGCGCTCACCGGCAGCTCGCCCATCAACGGCGGCGAGGCCAGGGGGATCGCGCGGTAGCGGTCCTCCTCGGCGAAGACGAGGCCCGTGGCGTGGGTGGCCAGCGCGGGCGCCAGCGCGCCGATTGCTAAAAGCGCGCAGACTATGCACAAAACGGTTTTTCTGTCCGGCATGGTCGGCCTCCGGGAAGGGGAACGATTTTCGAAAGTGTAGCTTAACGGGGGTGGATTTGTCAGGTGCAAAGGGTCGTGGGGTATAATCGGCGGCGTGGAGCATTCGTCGAAAGACACCATCGTGGCGGTGGCCACGGCGCCGGGCCGGGGGGCGCTTGACGTGGTGCGCCTTTCGGGCCCG from bacterium encodes:
- a CDS encoding C1 family peptidase, which gives rise to MPDRKTVLCIVCALLAIGALAPALATHATGLVFAEEDRYRAIPLASPPLMGELPVSADLSRYFPTPGDQGEQSSCVGWASSYAVKSYQECVERGWDLSDTDHVFSPSYIYNQIAYPPGNRFGGCSYIDAFNILTEQGTVPVSSFEYDQYDCSRQPSAALKSSGNPYRIATWRRVNVMDTVEMKAQITSGFPVMLGVMVDDGFETLGAGETYTSYSGYSTGGHAVVAVGFDDNKGAFKIFNSWGTGWSDKGKGWVSYDALKAIVVEGYVCQDLIINTPPDVTYVEPDVTEHPETTTVKYVEDYEPTPTQTVTNTDIYVSKDSPYAEVYAADVAFDIYTPDGLGMVVNLGGGIYNCAGGQGQLLLSFTFSDGSPLWANHAAFSDIYGEVAAYTVVFDIPYQNLDVSGTQLYIPYWALNMAQGSFELAVTPHVYVNGFDAGVGEPYYFHYTQY